A region from the Ichthyobacterium seriolicida genome encodes:
- the gpmI gene encoding 2,3-bisphosphoglycerate-independent phosphoglycerate mutase, producing MNKKVLLIILDGWGIAKNKEVSAVDKANTPFIDSLYKNYPNSRLDASGEAVGLPKGQMGNSEVGHMNIGAGRVVYQDLMQINLSIENDSLKDNEILKKNFSMAKAEAKKIHFIGLLSDGGIHSHINHLKALLKIVKEMKLKNVFLHIFTDGRDTDPKSGVKHLEDITQYTLDSHIKISSVIGRYYAMDRDNRWERIKLAYDLMVNAKGEKTDDPIRSIKKSYENGITDEFLNPIVVTDENGKYNTISEGDLVISYNFRTDRCRQITEALSQRDLIEWGMKKINLNYITMTNYDDNFKDIEVIFRRDLLVKTLGEVLSDNGKKQIRIAETEKYPHVTYFFSGGREEEFKGEKRLLCPSPKVATYDLQPSMSARDIRDKISVELQKKEADFICLNFANPDMVGHTGVMQAAIKACETVDECAESVVEVALNNDYTTIIISDHGNSECMINEDGSPNTAHTTSQVPFFLIDKDCKNFVVKNGKLCDVAPTILDILGIPKPEQIDGQSLIS from the coding sequence ATGAATAAAAAAGTACTTCTAATCATATTAGACGGTTGGGGAATAGCAAAAAATAAGGAGGTATCAGCTGTAGATAAGGCAAACACTCCTTTTATAGATAGTTTGTACAAAAATTATCCTAATAGTCGTTTAGATGCTTCAGGCGAAGCTGTTGGGTTACCCAAAGGACAAATGGGTAATTCTGAGGTAGGACATATGAATATAGGAGCTGGAAGAGTAGTATATCAGGATTTGATGCAGATAAATTTATCTATAGAGAACGACTCTCTAAAAGACAATGAAATTTTGAAGAAAAATTTCTCAATGGCCAAGGCCGAAGCAAAGAAAATCCACTTTATAGGCTTGTTATCAGATGGTGGGATTCATTCTCACATCAACCACCTCAAAGCACTGTTGAAGATTGTAAAAGAAATGAAACTGAAAAATGTATTTCTACATATTTTCACTGATGGCAGGGATACAGATCCTAAAAGTGGAGTAAAGCACCTGGAAGATATAACTCAATACACATTAGATAGTCATATCAAAATATCAAGTGTGATAGGTAGATATTATGCAATGGATAGGGATAATAGATGGGAACGCATAAAATTAGCCTATGATTTAATGGTAAATGCAAAAGGAGAAAAGACTGATGATCCTATACGGTCAATAAAAAAATCTTATGAAAATGGTATAACCGATGAGTTTTTAAACCCTATTGTAGTCACAGATGAAAACGGAAAATACAATACCATATCAGAGGGAGATTTAGTAATATCGTATAATTTCAGAACCGATAGATGCAGGCAGATCACAGAGGCCTTAAGCCAAAGAGATCTCATAGAATGGGGAATGAAAAAAATAAACCTCAACTATATAACCATGACTAATTACGATGATAATTTCAAAGATATAGAAGTGATTTTCAGGAGGGATTTATTAGTCAAAACACTGGGAGAGGTATTGTCCGATAATGGCAAGAAACAGATCCGTATCGCAGAGACGGAGAAATATCCTCATGTGACATATTTCTTTTCTGGAGGGAGAGAAGAAGAATTTAAAGGGGAAAAAAGATTGTTATGTCCTTCTCCAAAAGTTGCTACATACGATCTTCAGCCATCTATGAGTGCTCGTGATATAAGAGACAAGATATCTGTAGAATTACAAAAAAAAGAGGCTGATTTTATTTGTCTAAATTTTGCTAATCCAGATATGGTGGGTCATACAGGAGTCATGCAAGCTGCTATAAAAGCTTGTGAAACAGTAGACGAATGTGCTGAATCTGTGGTAGAAGTAGCCTTAAATAACGATTATACAACTATAATAATTTCCGATCATGGGAATTCTGAGTGTATGATAAATGAAGATGGAAGTCCTAATACTGCTCATACTACGAGTCAAGTGCCTTTCTTTTTGATAGATAAGGACTGTAAAAATTTTGTGGTAAAAAATGGAAAATTATGCGACGTAGCCCCAACCATTTTAGATATTTTAGGAATTCCAAAACCTGAACAAATCGATGGACAAAGTCTCATAAGTTGA
- a CDS encoding enoyl-ACP reductase FabI, protein MSYNLLKGKRGIIFGALDSESIAWKVAEQAYSEGATIVLTNAPVAIRMGAINQLAEKTNSQIIPADITSLEDLENLLKKSVDVLGGKIDFILHSVGMSLNIRKGYHYTNSNYEWMAKGLDISAMSFHKLMQTAMNLDVVNEWGSVVALSYVAAQRVFPDYGEMADSKAYLESIARSFGYHWGVKKNIRVNTISQSPTPTTAGKGIKGFDGFINYAERMSPLGNATAHDCALYVITLFSDLTRKVTMQNLFHDGGFSSVGISERVMEHFSEK, encoded by the coding sequence ATGAGTTACAATCTTTTAAAGGGGAAAAGGGGTATTATTTTTGGAGCACTAGACAGCGAATCTATAGCTTGGAAGGTAGCCGAACAGGCTTATTCCGAAGGGGCTACTATAGTGTTGACTAATGCTCCAGTGGCAATTAGAATGGGTGCTATTAACCAATTAGCTGAGAAGACAAATTCTCAAATTATACCTGCCGATATAACCTCTTTGGAAGATTTGGAAAATTTACTTAAAAAATCTGTTGATGTCTTAGGTGGAAAGATAGATTTCATATTGCATTCTGTTGGTATGTCCTTGAATATTAGAAAGGGCTATCACTATACAAATTCTAATTATGAATGGATGGCCAAAGGCTTAGATATATCTGCTATGTCTTTTCATAAATTGATGCAAACAGCTATGAATTTAGATGTTGTTAATGAATGGGGGTCTGTGGTGGCTCTATCATACGTTGCAGCTCAAAGAGTTTTTCCAGATTACGGTGAGATGGCAGATAGTAAAGCTTATTTAGAATCCATAGCTAGGAGTTTTGGTTATCATTGGGGAGTTAAAAAGAATATTAGGGTCAATACTATTTCGCAGTCTCCTACTCCTACTACTGCTGGTAAGGGGATAAAGGGATTCGATGGCTTTATCAATTATGCTGAAAGGATGTCTCCCCTTGGCAATGCTACGGCTCATGATTGTGCACTTTATGTCATTACTTTGTTTTCGGATTTGACTAGGAAAGTGACTATGCAAAATTTATTTCACGATGGTGGATTTTCTAGTGTTGGTATAAGTGAGCGAGTTATGGAACACTTTTCGGAAAAATAA
- the uvrB gene encoding excinuclease ABC subunit UvrB encodes MRFKLSSNFTPTGDQPSAIKKLVSGLDKGIKHQTLLGITGSGKTFTMANVIEQIQRPTLILAHNKTLAAQLYLEFKNFFPENLVHYFVSYYDYYQPESYLPQSGTYIEKDLSINEEIELMRLATTSALFSARRDILVVSSVSCLYGMGNPHDFKEKTIELRIGMQIDRNSLLRMLVSSLYNRTEEKFSRGTFRVRGDIVDVYPSYLDEIFRIYFFGDEIENIETLEPKFNRKLSQFDSISIYPANLFVTSKEKIKHAIDNIALDLGKRKEEFRIKGASIEAKRIEERTNFDLEMIKELGYCSGIENYSRYLDGREEGSRPFCLLDYFDDDFLMIIDESHVTIPQVHAMYGNDKSRKENLVEHGFRLPSALDNRPLKFEEFEQLQNQTIYVSATPADYEIDKSQKVIIEQIIRPTGVLDPIIEVRPTENQIDDLIEEIRKRTVKDERVLVTTLTKRMSEELHKYFDKISILCRYIHSDVDTLDRIEILKQFREGVFDVIIGVNLLREGLDLPEVSLVVILDADKEGFLRSYRSLTQTIGRAARNVNGMAIMYADNITRSMSRTIEETHNRRQRQIEYNSANGIIPKMLKNSTSAIRKGSNSFEKTNAKNTENQIYHNIDLIKKEIRKTKREMEKASIDLNFIEAAKLRDKIKILKSKL; translated from the coding sequence TTGAGATTTAAATTAAGTTCAAATTTTACCCCGACTGGAGATCAACCAAGCGCCATAAAAAAGTTGGTATCTGGATTAGATAAAGGCATAAAACATCAAACATTATTGGGAATAACAGGCTCTGGCAAAACCTTCACCATGGCAAATGTAATAGAGCAGATTCAAAGACCTACACTTATATTAGCACATAATAAAACTCTAGCGGCCCAGTTATATTTGGAATTCAAAAATTTTTTTCCAGAGAATTTAGTTCATTACTTTGTTTCCTATTACGATTATTATCAGCCAGAATCTTATCTTCCACAATCGGGAACATATATAGAAAAAGACTTATCCATAAACGAAGAGATAGAATTGATGCGTCTAGCTACCACTTCTGCACTTTTTTCGGCCAGACGAGATATTTTAGTAGTGTCTTCAGTATCCTGTCTATACGGTATGGGCAACCCTCACGATTTTAAAGAGAAAACCATAGAGCTGCGCATAGGAATGCAAATAGATAGAAACAGCTTATTGAGAATGTTAGTAAGTAGCTTATACAATCGCACAGAGGAAAAATTTTCCAGAGGAACTTTCAGAGTGAGAGGCGACATAGTAGATGTCTATCCCTCTTACCTAGATGAGATATTCAGGATTTATTTTTTTGGAGATGAAATAGAAAATATAGAAACCCTAGAACCAAAGTTCAACAGGAAGTTGAGTCAATTCGACTCTATTTCTATCTATCCAGCTAATTTATTTGTCACATCAAAAGAAAAAATCAAACACGCCATTGATAATATAGCTTTGGATTTAGGAAAGAGAAAAGAAGAATTTAGAATCAAGGGCGCCAGCATAGAGGCAAAGAGAATAGAGGAGCGTACCAATTTTGATCTTGAAATGATAAAAGAATTGGGGTATTGTTCTGGCATAGAAAATTACTCTAGATATCTAGACGGAAGAGAAGAGGGCAGTAGGCCTTTTTGCTTGTTAGATTACTTCGACGACGACTTCTTAATGATAATAGATGAGAGCCATGTTACAATTCCTCAAGTTCACGCCATGTATGGAAATGACAAATCTAGAAAAGAAAATTTGGTAGAACACGGATTTAGACTTCCATCAGCCTTGGATAATAGACCCTTAAAATTTGAAGAATTCGAACAACTGCAAAATCAAACTATATATGTGAGTGCCACGCCAGCTGATTATGAAATTGACAAAAGCCAAAAGGTTATAATAGAACAAATAATAAGACCTACAGGAGTTCTGGACCCCATAATAGAGGTGCGGCCTACTGAAAATCAAATAGATGATTTAATAGAAGAAATCCGAAAAAGAACAGTCAAAGACGAAAGAGTATTAGTCACTACACTCACCAAGAGGATGTCAGAAGAATTACATAAATATTTCGATAAGATATCCATACTCTGTCGCTATATACATTCCGATGTAGATACTTTAGATAGAATAGAAATTCTAAAACAATTTAGAGAAGGTGTCTTCGACGTTATCATAGGAGTGAATCTCTTGAGAGAAGGTTTGGATTTGCCAGAGGTCTCTCTAGTTGTTATACTAGATGCCGACAAAGAGGGATTTTTGAGATCTTATCGTTCTCTTACTCAGACCATAGGCCGTGCCGCTAGAAATGTAAACGGCATGGCTATAATGTACGCCGACAACATCACTAGAAGTATGAGTAGAACCATTGAAGAGACACACAATAGAAGACAAAGACAAATAGAGTACAATTCAGCAAACGGCATTATTCCAAAAATGTTGAAAAACTCCACGAGCGCCATTAGAAAAGGTAGTAATAGTTTTGAAAAAACAAATGCCAAAAACACAGAAAATCAGATATATCACAATATTGATTTAATAAAAAAAGAGATCCGAAAAACCAAAAGAGAAATGGAAAAAGCCTCTATAGATTTAAACTTTATAGAAGCTGCTAAACTCAGGGATAAGATAAAAATTCTAAAATCTAAGCTATAA
- a CDS encoding uroporphyrinogen-III synthase translates to MNYNTKTLDSDRCKRVRSILVSQPEKANGTSPYDNLTNNYNIKIDFIPFIEVEGVPELTLRKEEKLNLSNFTSVIFTSKNAIDNFFRVANEMRFDPKGFKYFCQFEVLANYLQIYIDYKKRNVFIGKKTIQDMAGYLKKHSKEKFLLPSSDILNSTTVDCLNKLGINWTRSCMYKTVSSDLSNLKDVSYDMLVFFSPLGIKSLFDNFPEFKQNDTRIAVYGSSTLEAVERRGLICDIKAPTVESTSMIMNIEKYVELSNKK, encoded by the coding sequence ATGAATTATAACACTAAAACGTTAGATAGTGATCGTTGTAAGCGGGTTAGATCTATACTTGTTTCTCAGCCAGAGAAGGCTAACGGCACTTCTCCCTATGACAATCTGACAAATAATTACAATATAAAAATAGATTTTATTCCTTTCATAGAGGTTGAAGGGGTTCCAGAGTTGACATTGAGAAAGGAAGAGAAATTAAATTTAAGTAATTTCACTTCGGTTATCTTTACCAGTAAAAATGCGATAGATAATTTTTTTAGAGTAGCAAACGAAATGCGATTCGACCCTAAAGGGTTTAAATATTTCTGTCAATTCGAAGTTCTAGCAAACTATTTACAGATATATATAGATTATAAAAAAAGGAATGTTTTTATAGGCAAAAAAACTATTCAAGACATGGCTGGCTATTTAAAAAAGCATTCTAAAGAGAAGTTTTTACTTCCTTCTTCGGATATACTGAATTCTACCACTGTTGATTGTTTGAATAAATTGGGAATAAATTGGACCAGGTCGTGTATGTACAAAACTGTTAGTTCTGATCTATCTAATTTAAAGGATGTTTCATACGATATGTTAGTATTTTTTAGTCCGCTGGGTATAAAGTCACTGTTTGATAATTTTCCAGAGTTTAAACAAAACGATACTCGTATAGCAGTTTATGGTTCTAGTACTTTAGAGGCGGTCGAGAGAAGAGGATTGATATGTGATATTAAGGCTCCTACTGTCGAGTCTACTTCTATGATTATGAATATAGAGAAGTACGTAGAGTTATCTAATAAAAAATAA